In Scyliorhinus torazame isolate Kashiwa2021f chromosome 19, sScyTor2.1, whole genome shotgun sequence, a single genomic region encodes these proteins:
- the LOC140396636 gene encoding interferon-inducible GTPase 5-like, translated as MDGASEQSKWRDLYTSGGLEVVIQKMQSGFNNLESATLHIAITGGSGSGKSAFINALRGVSDDDTAAAPTGVTKITREPKMYKYRDNDAVKIWDLPGIGNPNYQASQYLEQVQFDEYDFFIILSATRFTENDLFLAKEIQARKQKFYFVRSKVDHDLDASKRREKSQYDESRTLQELRNVCVEGLGKAGIESPQVFLISSWDLDRFDFGKLQEVLEGDLPALKRRSFLLSLHKIASSVIEKKKEDMLGAIWKFAGASAAASIVVPIPGLSLASDIPMLVTMLSSYRKDLGLDNNSLGRVAKSIGKTMEELKTVVKSSFGLEVSANTVFQTLVKTTFTEFTFTDILKVGKLPYKVTYAVLETAVKEMAEDGKRILKKALSID; from the coding sequence ATGGACGGCGCCAGTGAACAAAGCAAGTGGAGGGATCTGTACACGAGCGGTGGACTGGAGGTGGTCATTCAGAAAATGCAGTCAGGGTTTAACAATTTGGAGAGTGCCACACTCCACATTGCAATAACGGGAGGGTCAGGCAGTGGGAAATCAGCCTTCATCAATGCTTTACGGGGAGTTAGTGATGATGATACAGCTGCAGCTCCAACAGGGGTAACCAAAATAACAAGGGAACCGAAGATGTATAAATATCGGGACAACGACGCGGTCAAGATCTGGGACCTCCCAGGAATTGGAAACCCAAATTATCAAGCCAGTCAATATTTGGAGCAGGTGCAGTTTGACGAATACGATTTCTTCATTATCCTCAGTGCCACTCGCTTTACAGAGAATGACTTGTTCCTGGCCAAGGAGATTCAGGCCAGGAAGCAGAAATTTTATTTTGTCCGAAGCAAAGTGGATCATGACCTGGATGCGAGCAAACGACGCGAGAAGTCCCAGTACGATGAAAGCCGAACGCTGCAGGAACTCCGGAACGTCTGTGTTGAGGGTTTGGGCAAAGCAGGGATAGAATCTCCGCAGGTCTTCCTGATTTCCAGTTGGGACCTGGATAGATTTGATTTTGGGAAACTGCAGGAGGTACTGGAAGGGGATCTTCCTGCTCTGAAGAGACGGTCCTTTTTGTTGTCCCTCCACAAGATCGCCTCGTCAGTCATCGAGAAGAAGAAAGAAGACATGTTGGGTGCAATTTGGAAGTTTGCCGGTGCATCGGCTGCTGCTTCCATAGTGGTGCCAATCCCAGGATTATCCCTTGCATCTGACATTCCCATGTTGGTCACCATGCTCTCCTCCTACCGCAAAGACCTTGGTCTGGATAACAATTCCCTTGGCAGAGTGGCGAAGAGCATTGGGAAGACAATGGAAGAGCTGAAAACTGTAGTAAAGTCCAGCTTTGGACTGGAGGTGTCAGCGAACACCGTCTTCCAGACGCTGGTGAAGACTACATTCACGGAATTCACCTTTACTGACATTCTGAAGGTTGGCAAGTTGCCCTATAAAGTTACCTACGCAGTGCTGGAGACGGCTGTGAAGGAGATGGCAGAAGATGGTAAGAGGATATTGAAGAAAGCTCTCTCAATAGACTAG